The following nucleotide sequence is from Sphingomonas telluris.
ACCTTAGAGCCAGGTCCCAATCGTAGATGCCCGAAGTGCCCAACTGCGGTATGATCGAAGGATCGACGGAAAAGGTTGCCGCGCCGTTCGCCGACATCTCGAAACTCCGGTCATCATCCCTCACCGTCGCCTCGCCCGAGCCTGAGATGGGCACCGCAAACGTGGCGAGTTCTACCGATCCCTGGGATACCGGAAACAGGAAGAGAGAAAAATTTGATGTTCCGTCGATCGACCATCCAATATCCGCTGTTGCTGGATCGTCCTGCGGCCAACCACCGATCACGAACCCGCTGCGGTTCTCGGTCCCGCTGATCGCGAGAGTCACTCCGTCGAGAGTGCCGAGTGAATAGTCGAACCCGGGAAGGGCTCCGAGGGCCGCCCCATAGTTGTTGCCCGAAACGACGACGACTTCGGCACTCGCCGGTTGAGCGCTCAGTCCC
It contains:
- a CDS encoding PEPxxWA-CTERM sorting domain-containing protein; the encoded protein is MGLKRLLVAAAITAGLSAQPASAEVVVVSGNNYGAALGALPGFDYSLGTLDGVTLAISGTENRSGFVIGGWPQDDPATADIGWSIDGTSNFSLFLFPVSQGSVELATFAVPISGSGEATVRDDDRSFEMSANGAATFSVDPSIIPQLGTSGIYDWDLALRFFGPGFYDGSDITFSSDPPLQPISLGPVCYGGAFQGEELCNFFNYTLSYSYTPNASAVPEPSTWMMMLVGFVAAGVRVRRNKVHSRLPSPFGT